In Carassius auratus strain Wakin chromosome 37, ASM336829v1, whole genome shotgun sequence, the DNA window AACTTAATTATACGGTTACACCCTGAATGTAAAGTCAGAATGAGATGTTCTGAAATCTTTGTCAACAAATACGTGAACGTGTTCTGTAAGAAGATATTaacaattgtgtttaaaaaaaaccgTGCCATTCGTAAAATAGAGAAGAAAACTTGTTCCCCAACATTTGATTTAatgatgttgttttatttttctcactATTTCAGGACGAGAAATACTGGCATCGGAGGAAGAAGAACAACATTGCAGCCAAGCGTTCACGAGAAGCCCGGCGGCTGAAAGAGAATCAGATCACAGTACGAGCAGCCTTTCTGGAGCGAGAGAACTCTGCTCTGAGGCAGGAAGTGGCAGAGTTACGCAAGGACTTTGGGCGCTGCAAGAACGTTGTGGCACGCTATGAAGCCACATACGGACCACTGTAAGGGACAAACAATTTGCATATAAACACATAATCAAAAGAGCCCCACAGAATTAAAACACTGCAACACCTAAAGGTAAATTTGTACTCTTACCAATATGGTGATTAACAACCTTCTCTCTTCTTTTTCAAGTGCATCGACTGAAGACATCTAaacaattattgatttatttgcatttttgaaaGGCAAAAAATTAATAATGGTGTGGAATGAAGAGGAGGAAACTGGAGATAAGTGAATATGTGATTAAAACTGTACAGTTAAGTGATGGTCTTAAATCTTTAACAGTCACTTATATCAGCATATCCCTTTCAGTGTAATCTTACTTCATTGCAAAAGCACTGAAAGAGCAACAGcttttaaaagtgtgttttgttgttgtaatgCACCAGTGTAGAAGAGGCCTTTCCTTACCTGTTCTTGTTTTATAATATCTAAGTAGTTTTAGAGTGTGAAATAATTTGCATTGGAAGTCTCTGGTCTTTATTCATAAAGAATCACTGGCATTGACTTCAATTTACTTTCTTATGTATCTTCAGTTTGTATATCTTCGAATTCTTTGAACAAGTACATCAATTCAAAAAATTTCCTTTGGCAAATTTGGTACAGGGTACCAAGTGGTGCATTTTGCCTGCAAAAGGAGAAATAAAAGGCTTTTATTGAAATAAGGGGAGAATGTATcacattaaaactaaaaatgaaaacaaaactgtaaaaaggaaatgtaaatgttttgtcatTACTGTCAGTAAGTGCTAGAATTCCGCAGAACCTGTAACTGAAAATATGTGCTCTGTATATTTGCAAAACCTACAAATATTTCGATAGTGTCTTTCATAATAGATCTTCTAAAATCAAAACTTGTTTACTTCATAGTGGTAGTTTGCCATTTCTGGGACTCGTGCAGGTCAGTTTATGTACGGTAATAACGAACTGTACATGTGACGGATCTTGTATCTGCTTAGAACTTAGCAAAACGCTTGAAGTGGTGATATAGGAGTTTTTTCATATGTatcatatgatatatattttttcagataaCTTCAAATACTTTACAAAAATGGCTTTGCAGTGTGAACCACACCATTCATAGTTTAATATGAACCCATAAGTGTCCTCAGAAGAGTGCTTGTTTATAAAGGACGCTAGTGTTACATATCAGAAACTAAACTCAAACCTCTCGGAAGGGCATCAGACCCCTGCTTGCAGCTTTCCTGATTTTCAGGCTCATATTTTGTGCAACTTGTCTCTGTCATTTTGAAACCTATCATCTTGTGCCCTCCATTCATGGTTGTTCAAAGAAAGTTTGGCTGACGTTTATAACcaggtttaattatgcaaaaCTCACGTGTCCTTATCATGTGTTTTGTGGAAAGTGAAACTGATATGTAACATAATCTTGACCAAAGCTAACTTTGATCGAACGCAGAATGACTCGTGTTTAAACAAATTTGTGGTCTgtagagacttttttttttaagtgctctATGGTTTGTCATTTCTCCTCGAGCTTCCTTTCTGAAAAGTGAGATGTGAGATGAGGGACAAGACAATAAAATGCAATGGAGCTTGAAGACTGTTCTGAAAGGAATAGTGACTGTTCCTGATAAGACgtgtttcttctgttgaactaGAAGAAAACTCAGTTGCATATATGAGATGTCAACTTTGTTGCAGTAAAGCTTTGTTTTGtcaaatttgaatgtttttcaaATTGTTACTGTTCTTTTGCGAGGATTGAAGTCTTATCAAGCATTTCTTGACTTGTAAATGTTGTCGGTGTCTTGCTTTTTTGTGTTGTACATATTaaagaatttaaaaatgtttcttgctgatatgtcaatttttttataagTAACAgtgcatttgataaaaaaaaaattatttgatgctcGAGAATTATGAGTTACAGAAACTCAAATTTCAGATGGGAGAGGAGTGTTTTGTAACAGAcagatgtccaaaaaaaaaaaagttgcataacACAAAGAGGGCGTGGCTAAAGAAGGCGGAGAGATATGCAGATCTACTGAGCTGACCCAAATAAACTTTTGTCTGAAAAAGAATGCTGCCGTTCTTGGTGCTGTCCACTCTGTGTAGATCTTCAGGAACGATCACATTTCAGTCAAGACTACCTACCATTTAGATACAACTCCCAAAGGGTTGTGAACAGCATATGACTAGCAGGCCTGTACAATCTCCAATCACTTATTGATTATTTTTCTCAAGGCCGTACCCACCATTGAGGTCCCCGGTGTCTGGACCTCGGTATTTTTCCAGAAGTTGTAAAATAGTTAACGTTAACTGATAGTAAGTCTGCTTTTGGTACTGTAAGATAACAGATCTTCTCATCTGAGATGCATCAGCGGTAGGTGTGTGCGATATATATCGTCTGCGATGAAATCGTAATTGTTGATGTGCGATTTGACATGATCAAATAATAAATGCGTTTAGAATGACCGCAAAATACAACATatgtaaatgtctaaatgtaattcaagaaaatgtacatatttatatcaaACCCCCTACCAATCTCGATTCTGGGACCTCAGTATTAATAAAAACCTGTGTTCAGCCCTGCTTTTATTTAATTGGACCAGGGCTGATCCAAGttaaaaacaggttttattcaataTATTCACACGTTGTAGCTGGTTTATGTTGATATATTTTGATACATACAATTTGACGACTGATTCAATGTTGGATTTTGCTGATACAACAATGTGCTTAAAGAAAAGCAATAAGAAGATTGTGCTTATACTAGTAAAATCTGTATCTTTTCTTCCTGTGACGAAGCCACAAGagttaaatcaaatgaaataccAGAGTTTATTGTGTatcaaaattacaaataataaggAAGATTTTATGCATAAATGCTGGACTTTTAATCATAAATAAGCTCACCAGGCCTCTCATTTTGAAATCTCTATACTACTTCCAGCTGCTGAGTCCAAAGGTTTGTAGTCATAAAATATTCATCCTTACAACCATTTAATCATTTGAAAGTGTAGTCAACAGCCAGGTAAATACTATAAGTACGCAGATGAACCAAATCAAACAGAACAGAATATtcatcacaaattaaaaaaatttattgtaaCAGCAAGTCTGattaacaaaatggaaaactcttGCATGGAAAAAATAGTGACAAAAACATCCCTCTGTTTCTTCACCTCTTCTTGAAGccgtatttctttctttcatagaAAAGGTCAGTCTTCGAGCTGCCGAGGTTCACGATCTTGGGGCAGCCATCCCtctgtgtaacaataaaacagtttaacattttattcagtaTGAGATTAAACAGCTGTCTAATGACTGAAGAATTGAATATACTATTACAAATCCTGATACTGggcaatataaacaaaaaaaatatataaatatatacttaagtACCAAATGTAGAGCAGATTTACTCACATCTTTCTCCTGGATGGTGCACTCTTTGCAGTAGTATGCATCAGATACTCCAGGACCTCCACAAATAACACAGCGCCCTTGGTAAGAGCCATAGTTGCATTCATCACAAATACGAACTAGTGTACAAGGCCTGACATAAGAGTCACAGATAACGCATTTGCCATCACCTTAAAAAGAAAAGACATAGACATCTGTTGAGTTAAAGAGCGCAACACTGTAGAACTTGTGTCATATTTGTCTCACTTAACAGCCTCGGAGCTCATGTTAGTTCGGTTATCAAATGTTTTTATGACACTGTTAACAATCAATTTCTACTCCTGGATGCCATTTATTTAGTATGCACATAAAACAGTgattcattttcttttatccacatctgtaaaacaaatacatattaaaatgaacttaatatttggagagaaaaaaaatcaatgaaaacaaaaagttatatatatatatatatatatatatatatatatatatatatatatatatatatatttatataaagttaaAGATTTAAatcaaaaacttacatttttcacATAGTCTTCCAATGGCTGCAAAGGAAGGAAAGATCAAATTAGATTAAATGTAATTCACACTTGATCAAACTGAAAACGTGCAACAAAACAGCAAAAGgataaaaattataacaatacTGCCACTATCTGGTAAAGCCGTTGACTACTATCTAAACCAATAAATATATCGCCTACAACTttctttttaaattctaatattcaTTCACATGATTTTAGCGCTAACTTAGCAACAATTCTCACTGTATTGTTAGCTTCACATTTGTTccttaaacaaatatattaaataggtATTAAACTAATGTAGGAACCCTTTAAATCTAGATGTAAGAAACAGAAACATTACCAACTCCAGCCTGTTTCCTGCAAAAAATCAAGTCAGGGTGATGTTTTGCCATTTTGAAAGAACGAGCGCAGAATGCTAGCCACACACTAGCGGCGATGAACTCTGACCTCCCTTCTTCTGGTGATTCGGGCTGAAGGCTCCTCAGCGTCTTAGTGCCACCTACTGGACACAGGACAACACTTTACAACACTACATTTTTAAGGTAGACGACGAAAAATCATCTTCATGTGTCATCTGTTCATTTCAATTGTCCatgaaagacaaaaatacaagCTCATCTGCACACGGGATTGCACTTCAAGGCGCCTGTGCTCCATTGCAACCAAACTTCTTCATACCGTGACTCTCTCTGTCAAACTGTGGGTCAGTAGTCAAGAAAGTGACTGGCGACTTCACTCCTGCCTCTTTGGCTTTGACTAAAACATGGATCTCAGCACACAACACTGCTTCTCCATCAGCCATCTCCGCTGACTTCACTTTCTCCCACATACCTTGTCTAACTTGTGGTGGGGGGTCTATTTACTTTCAACACCTGGAAATTCACTTCTCTCTGCAATTACACTTCCTTTGAAGGCCACATGCACCATCACTGCAAAGATGGAGCTCCTGGTAATCCCAGCCAAACCATCAGTTGACCACAACATCTCTGTGAAACTGGGGTCCACAAAGACAGCTAACGTGAAGGTAATGTTTAATGACCAACTGCTAACCACACCATACTCTTACTCTTACTcttactcttacacacacacacacacacacacacacacacacacacacacacacacactctctctctctctctctctctctctctctctcttttctagctgCTTGCTTTCTTCCATCTAGTTatctaataaacctggcattgtgcaTTATGAATATTGTTAGCTCAATGATGACATgctttgttcctcttttgtaagtcactttggctataagtatctgctaaatgaaatttaaatctgTTAAAGATCATAACATGCAGTAGATCACACAGAATTGTGGCTTCTACGGTTGTGAAACATAGTACAAACTTGGAGTTACAGTATATCTTCAAATGTTTATATGTTACTGTTACCAGTCAATTTTCTCTAGAATACAAATATGAAATTCAGCTGTAAGCATGTGTGGGGCCAAGCGCAGAAGACACAGCAAATACAGCAAGTACAGTATATACAGCATACACAAAAAGCACAAGAGTTTACAAGGAATCAATAGTCACCAAGATCATGATTTTCTGACAAACACTTCAAAAGTTATTTCCGTTATTTGGATCTCATGACCTGTGGGGTGCACTGTTCCTGAATTTGGCTTGTCCTCAGACAATGGAGCTGATGAACTGGACCAAGTTTTGTTCAGATAAAACAAAGTACTGCTGAGATTTAGCTTCTAATCTCATTTTGGGTCAACATGGTTAAATTCACATAATCACAATATTTGAACAaggattaataaaatattactttttggaTAAAATTTGACAAGATTTGTAAGAGGAgcaacaaaattatttaatatctttaaaatgggcaataaatttttttaaatcgatTATTGGTAAATCATTCAAATCagtataaataatgaaatgtaataaCAGAGAAAACTAATTCTGtacaatgttttcaaaagttctaagtatttttaattaattaatttaatttaaattaaatgtattaatttaatttaaattaaatgtattaatttaatttattaaatttataatttatttttaatttaattattttttatttaatttttaatttattttttcctaaacAAACGTATCAGGAACGCTAGATGGTACTATGTTCAAACTTGTCACGTTCCTTCATGTTCTCTATGAACCACACCAAATTTGGTGCTGATGTGTCCAGTTGTTTAAAAGtcgttttaaagggatagttcacccaaaaatctaaattatgtcatcaataaccctcatgtcattccaaacccgtgagacctccaattatcttcagaacacagtttaagatattttagatttagtccgagaactCGCAGTcactccattgaaactgtgtgtacggtatactgtccatgtccacaaaggtaagaaaaacatcatcaaagtagtccatgtgacatcagagggttagttataatttgttgaagcatcaaaaacacattttggtccaagaatagcaaaaactaccactttattcagcattgtcttttttttcatcttagTAATCATTTCAAATAATGTACTAGTTTTTCacgttttatgtttaatatatcaaaacattattaatgcatttgtaattgcagttaaatgcattcatttcttGCATTAACCAGCGTGTaaacatctaaatgccacttcagatgcataTGAGaaaagaatgggacaacattcctattcctaaacttgagtaacatctctcctcagtccccagatgtttgcagactgttataaaaagaagaggggatgccacacagtgataaacatggccttgtcccaatttttttgagatatgttgatgccatgaaatataaaatcaacttgatacattttctcagtttcaaAATTTggtgtcatctatgttgtattctgaataaaatattgaaatttgaaacttccatatcattgcattgtttttattcacaatttgtacagtgtcccaacatttctggaatcgggtttgtactaaAATCTGTATCTTTCTTCCTGTGATGAATTAAATACCAGAGAGTTTATTGTGTAGCAAAATCAACAATAAGGAAGATTTTATGCATAAATGCTGGACTTTTTATCATAAACTCAAAATACACCAGGTCTCTCATTTTGAAATCTCTATACTACGTCCAGCTTCTGCGGCCAAAGGTTGGTAGACAAAATATTCATCTAAtcatctaaaaacaaaaaaacaatattcatCACAAAATTAAAAGAATTTATTGTAACAACAAGTCTGattaacaaaatggaaaactcttGCATGGAAAAAATAGTGACAAAAACATCCCTCTGTTTCTTCACCTCTTCTTGAAGccgtatttctttctttcatagaAAAGGTCAGTCTTCGAGCTGCCGAGGTTCACGATCTTGGGGCAGCCATCCCtctgtgtaacaataaaacagtttaacattttattcagtaCGAGATAAAACAGCTGTCCAAGGACAGAAGAACTGAATATACTATTATAAATCCCGATTCTGggcaaaatagacaaaaaaatatataaatatatacttaagtACCAAATGTAGAGCAGATTTACTCACATCTTTCTCCTGGATGGTGCACTCTTTGCAGTAGTATGCATCAGATACTCCAGGACCTCCACAAATAACACAGCGCCCTTGGTAAGAGCCATAGTTGCATTCATCACAAATACGAACTAGTGTACAGGGCCTGACATAAGAGTCACAGATAACGCATTTGCCATCACCTTAAAAAGAAAAGACATAGACATCTGTTTAGTTAAAGAGTGCAACACTGTAGAACTTGTGTTATATACACAGTGTTCCAAATTATTCTGCGAGTGACATATCAATAGGATTTTGTTACAGTAAAGAGTcagatttttgtttgttgtttttcacaTCATTTCAGGTAACTGGTATCaatctcagactggtttggtCAATAGTTTGCCAGGTCTTCTTGGGTAAATGGAAACCCTTCTTAAAGAAGTGGTTCCACATTATTAAGCAAGTCACAGTTCTCATGAAATATGGCGAGGAAGAAAGAGCTTCCTGAAgatgaaaagtatgaaacaatGCAATATCTTATAAAAGgcatcaaaacaaacaatattttgctAAAGTAAACAGAGATTATTGACCCGTCAAAAGATTTGTGAGTGACTCACTGTAGAGCACATAAGATCTTGGTCAGATGAAGATTTATTAAggaaagtttctgtcaaacaaatgaaCTGTATAGTAATGCTAGCTGTAAAAATACCACTGCTGAGCAGCAGACAGGTGTTTGAAGCTCCTGGAGTCTCAAGATCCTCTCCATGCAGACTGACAGTTGTGTTAAAGCTGCGTTTCAGTCACTGCTAACCAAACCTCACATAGAGAAACTCATGAAGActtgtttttaaagagttttattcACTTACGAATGCTTCAGTACAATGGATGGTCCAGATAAATGGATTTCTGATAGTTGATGAATGGCCATCCTA includes these proteins:
- the LOC113056045 gene encoding PHD finger-like domain-containing protein 5A — protein: MAKHHPDLIFCRKQAGVAIGRLCEKCDGKCVICDSYVRPCTLVRICDECNYGSYQGRCVICGGPGVSDAYYCKECTIQEKDRDGCPKIVNLGSSKTDLFYERKKYGFKKR
- the LOC113056046 gene encoding PHD finger-like domain-containing protein 5A produces the protein MAKHHPDLIFCRKQAGVAIGRLCEKCDGKCVICDSYVRPCTLVRICDECNYGSYQGRCVICGGPGVSDAYYCKECTIQEKDRDGCPKIVNLGSSKTDLFYERKKYGFKKR